One genomic window of Ciona intestinalis chromosome 7, KH, whole genome shotgun sequence includes the following:
- the LOC113474364 gene encoding uncharacterized protein LOC113474364, translating into MKFMCKCSNFIMWFGYFPTILCAMSLNQYALVLSRQADRTYYQTIPKSVCKIKPYRSIKSCRLLRTNQILLRSLSDKYMRHDFNYWKRVESADVAVTSSHDLRNIVRQTQFGKGIISRIKRSAEVKIRQKRSSTVTYNPCSERFSSPVPVQTGRDANTGEALEIYRPNRGYQTFAIRPCTASGYMGLVCEVTYVVYFEAVTKANSNIVLHRPIKIPIDCALRAPRPQAASLS; encoded by the exons ATGAAGTTTATGTGCAAG TGCTCAAATTTTATTATGTGGTTTGGCTACTTTCCCACGATTTTGTGCGCAATGTCTTTAAACCAGTATGCGTTGGTGCTTTCCCGGCAAGCAGATAGAACG TATTACCAAACAATCCCGAAGTCTGTTTGCAAGATTAAACCATATAGATCAATTAAGTCCTGCCGCCTTTTGCGGACCAATCAAATTCTTTTGCGTTCACTGTCGGACAAATACATGCGCCATGATTTCAACTACTGGAAGAGAGTGGAATCAGCCGATGTTGCAGTAACTTCCAGTCATG ACTTACGCAACATCGTTCGGCAGACTCAATTCGGGAAGGGGATAATAAGCAGGATAAAAAGATCAGCTGAAGTAAAAATCCGACAAAAAAGATCAAGCACAGTCACCTACAATCCATGTTCAGAGAGATTTTCTTCTCCTGTACCCGTACAAACCGGGAGAGACGCAAACACTGGTGAAGCACTTGAGATTTACCGTCCAA ACCGGGGGTACCAAACATTTGCCATTCGTCCTTGCACTGCATCGGGGTATATGGGGTTGGTATGCGAGGTTACCTACGTTGTTTATTTCGAAGCGGTGACAAAAGCTAATTCAAACATCGTTCTTCATAGGCCAATAAAAATTCCTATCGATTGTGCTTTACGGGCGCCAAGACCACAAGCAGCCTCGCTGAGTTAA